A single genomic interval of Patescibacteria group bacterium harbors:
- a CDS encoding RNA pseudouridine synthase, whose translation MGVDFFLKPNIIFKDKDYLIIEKPSGLLVHPTKHQKENTLANWLIENYPEIKDINESERPGIVHRLDQNVSGLMIIARNQKSFEYFIDQFKNSRVKKEYLALVCGRPSQKKGTIELPIGRTKKGKLVVVQSKKNIKISKPAITEYEVVQEFPKFTLLKLRPFTGRTHQIRLHLQSIGCPIVGDKQHSKAKTDLDRIFLHAGYLGFYDLNNQWQEFKSDLPKELKDFLNKKVCLSGRQGGKNE comes from the coding sequence ATGGGGGTTGACTTTTTTTTAAAACCGAATATAATCTTTAAAGATAAGGATTATTTGATTATTGAAAAACCGAGCGGATTATTGGTGCATCCTACCAAACATCAAAAAGAAAATACTTTAGCGAATTGGTTAATTGAAAATTATCCTGAAATAAAAGATATTAATGAGAGTGAAAGACCGGGGATTGTTCATCGCTTGGACCAAAACGTTTCCGGATTGATGATAATTGCCAGAAATCAAAAATCATTTGAATATTTTATTGATCAGTTTAAAAATAGCCGGGTAAAAAAAGAATATTTGGCTTTGGTTTGCGGCCGGCCTTCGCAAAAAAAAGGAACAATTGAATTACCAATTGGCCGAACAAAAAAAGGAAAATTAGTCGTTGTTCAATCTAAAAAAAATATTAAAATTTCCAAGCCGGCGATAACCGAATACGAGGTTGTTCAAGAATTTCCAAAATTTACTTTATTAAAACTCAGGCCGTTTACCGGTCGAACGCATCAAATTCGTCTTCATCTGCAATCAATCGGCTGTCCGATTGTCGGAGACAAGCAGCACAGCAAAGCAAAAACCGATTTAGATAGAATTTTTCTTCACGCCGGTTATCTGGGTTTTTACGATCTAAATAATCAATGGCAAGAATTTAAAAGCGATTTGCCAAAAGAATTAAAGGATTTTTTAAATAAAAAAGTCTGCCTATCAGGCAGACAGGGAGGTAAAAATGAGTAA